GCGCATCGACGCGCCGCTCGCCATCGTCGACAAGCGCCGCGAGCGCGCCGGCGACTCCGAGGTCATGAACATCATCGGCGACGTGAGCGGCCACAATTGCATCCTCATCGACGACATCGTCGACTCGGGCGGAACGCTGTGCAACGCCGCCGAAGCCCTGCTCGCGGCGGGCGCCGGCTCCGTCTACGCCTTCATCACCCATGGCGTGCTGTCGGGCGCGGCGGCGGAGCGCATCGCCAACTCGAAGCTGAAGCAGCTCGTCGTCACCGACACGATCCGCGCGACGGCCGCGGTCGAAGCCGCCCCCAACATTCGCGTCATTCCGATCGGCCATCTGATCGGCGAGGCGATCGCCCGCACGGCGCGGGAGGAAAGCGTTTCGAGCCTGTTCGATTAGGCCTTCCGCGAGGATAGGGCACGGGGCGGCTTTCTCGGCCAATCGAGTCAATAAGACTCCGAGCGGAAGCTCGCACGCAGGACGGTGAGGCAAGCCCCGGCGAAACCGAAGCTGGTCGTTACGATGCTCGCCATGAGATAGAGCCTGAACACGTTCGGACCCCAGCCTTCAGCCGGCGGGCCGTCGAGGATTGGAAACGCCGCCTGCAAGATAAACAGGCTCGAATTGGTGAATGCGCCCACGACCATTGCCCAACGCACGGGCCAGGCGAAAGGAATTCGCGTTCCGTAGAAGCCGAGCAGGAGCGCGCTCATCAGCAGGAAGTCGATATGGGCCTGCAAGACGCGCGAGAATTTTCCGGGAAAGATCGCCGACATGAGCGGCGCTTCCATCCTGAGCGCCACCAGACACCAGGCCAGAACGAGCGCGACGAGCACCCACAGGGCGGCGCCCCTTAGCAAAATAATGTTGTTTTCTTGGACCGATCGCGCGTTTTGACTCATTTGACATTCCTGCCGATTTCGGCGGTTCGCCGCAGGGCGGATATGCAACATTCATCGAATCAATGCTTGACCGAGGCGGCTGAAAAACTTGTCTGAAATGGATCTGCCGGGCGTAAGGCGGGAGTCGATGACGAAAGCGCAATTCCTTTCGACCGAAGGCGTGCCGCATGCCCGGCGCCGTGAGTGGCTCTGTGAGGTGATCGGACGTGAATACGCCCGCGCAGACGCTTGCGCGCTGCCGACGCAGCCGCTGTTCAATGAAATGACGATCTATGGCGAAATTGACGTGCGACTCTCGGCGATCCGCTCAAACGCCATCCTCATCGAAAGACCGAAGCGGCCTTCGCTGCCCGACAGTCAGGACGTGTATCTCGCCGTTGTGCTGCTCTCGGGCGAATATTTTCTTGAGCAAGGCGAGCGCCGAGCGGCGTTGCGTCCTGGCGACATGACGATCTACGACGCCACCCGGCCGCACAAAATCTATTGTCCTGGCTCATTCTCGAAACTGATCGTATCTCTGCCGCGCGCCGCCATGCGAATGCGTTTGGCCGATATGGACCGTCGCTTGGCCACACCGATCGCCGGCGCGCGCGGACTTGGCGCGATCGCCGCCGCGCATATCCGTTCTATCGCCGCGCAAGCCGCCGTACTCACGGATGAGTCCTTCGCGGCGGCGACGGATCATTGCGCCGACCTCATCGCCCTTTCCGTCGCCGATTCGCAACAAATTCCCGCGACCGCCCGCAGTCGCGACGCCACGCTGCGACGGGTGAAGCGCTTCATCGAAGGCCGCTTGGGCGATCCCCAGCTTGATCCGACCATGACGGCCCAGGCGCTGGGGCTTTCAATCCGCTATCTCAACGCGCTCTTCGAAGCCGAGGGCGTATCGCTGATGCGCTATGTGTGGTCGAGGCGTCTCGATCAGTGTCGCGCCGACCTATACGCCCGGGCGCACGCCCCGATTGGCGAGATCGCCTTTCGCTGGGGCTTCAGCGATTTTTCCCACTTCAGCCGGGCGTTTCGCCGGCGGTTTGGACAATCCGCGCGCGAGATGCGGATGCAGGCCGAATAGCCGGCTCGATCAGGCGTTATTTGGGCGTGATCGCCCAAATGCAGATGACGTGATCGAATCGAAAGGCGTAGAGCGCTCTTCGCGCCAAAGCCCGGCGTCCGCTGTTTCGCGAGCCGCGCTCTATGCTCAGTCTGTTGTCTCATTCTCAGCTAAGCAAAATATTTGACGAGCCCAGAAATAACATGCCCTCGATGACGCTAACTGAGAAAAAGAACAGGTGCGCGCGAAAGCATATCTTGGGATCATACCAATTCCAGCGCTTCAGAATTCCGTAGGCGGCAACGCCGTCCACACAAGAGAATAACAGGAACGCAATGGCTATGAGGCTCGCTTGAGCGGCGTAAGCTGGGGCCGCAAGCCCGACGTAGATCAATCCGCGCGAGCTGATATGGCCTAACAGCGCGGACCCCCGCTCGATTGGCACCATATATCTGACGCAGTAGGAGTCTGCGGCTCCAGCCGCCCACTCGGAGGATTCTTGCGGATCGTCTTCGCTCAGGAAAACTCCAACGATGAAGACATACGCTGCTTCAACAGAGCCAGCGCCGACGCCAAAAGCCACCGCCTGCGTAAGGGTTATTGGCCAGGCGTAGAAGAAAAAAAGTAAGGTTGCCCCAAGCTCCGTGACGGCCGAGAGCGCCCCGTGAAACACGGCGATGGTTTTGGTTGTGAGCCTCTTTCGGAGCCGAGGCGTTAGGAAGAGAGCGATGGCGTATTTAACCGTCACGGAGAGCGCCCAAACGGCGGCTCCCGCTGCGGCCGATTTCCAATCGCGCCACAGAACTACACAAGCCAACGGCGGCGCGACGCAAATCGCCGCTACCGCCGCCCAGGATTGAATGCTCCATCGGCCCGCGGCGCCTGGAGAGCTCATGTGATTAAGTGTGCGTTGACTGCGTGGAGATCACTTTTTCTCGGCGACGACCGCCGATGACACCACAACGTTGACGACCGGTCTCGTCCCCTGGGTCACGACGCGTACGACCGGCGACACGAAGGCCGCGACGGCTTCTCCCGCGCCAGGGACCGCCAGTGTTTGACGAGCGCCGGCCTGGATAGCCTCTCTTTGAGGCTCCGAGAGGCTGATTCCAGCCTGTTTCAGAGCGTTTTCCGGATCGGACTCCAACTGGTGCGCGAACTTTTGGTCAGTGAAGATACGACCAACCAATGCTCTCAGATGTTCTTCATTTTGTGCTTGCGTCATGTTTGCCTCCGTCATTTCGCCCAAAGCTGGCTTGCAGCTGTTGAGGCGGCTCTACACTCCGATGTGGCGAAGGGGTCGCTCCATGGAGACGTGTTTCGGCGGTCGCGATTCCAGCACTTCGCGCATCGGTCGCTTTTCGCCGCCGTGAGAAACTTCCCGAAGATTCTGAAGACCGCCTTGCCCGTCCTGTATCTCTTGGGGAAAATAGAGGGCGATCGGTTCCGGATGGCCGTATTCCACCATCGGCCGTTCGCCATATTTGAGTTTTGAGATTGTCTTCAATCCGATAACTGCAGTGGAGATGTCACGTATCTCCGATGGACTTAGTTTAACGCCGGATCGAAACAAATATAAATC
This window of the Methylocystis hirsuta genome carries:
- a CDS encoding Os1348 family NHLP clan protein, which translates into the protein MTEANMTQAQNEEHLRALVGRIFTDQKFAHQLESDPENALKQAGISLSEPQREAIQAGARQTLAVPGAGEAVAAFVSPVVRVVTQGTRPVVNVVVSSAVVAEKK
- a CDS encoding helix-turn-helix domain-containing protein — protein: MTKAQFLSTEGVPHARRREWLCEVIGREYARADACALPTQPLFNEMTIYGEIDVRLSAIRSNAILIERPKRPSLPDSQDVYLAVVLLSGEYFLEQGERRAALRPGDMTIYDATRPHKIYCPGSFSKLIVSLPRAAMRMRLADMDRRLATPIAGARGLGAIAAAHIRSIAAQAAVLTDESFAAATDHCADLIALSVADSQQIPATARSRDATLRRVKRFIEGRLGDPQLDPTMTAQALGLSIRYLNALFEAEGVSLMRYVWSRRLDQCRADLYARAHAPIGEIAFRWGFSDFSHFSRAFRRRFGQSAREMRMQAE